The Niabella beijingensis genomic interval TTTATTTGTGTACCGCAGCACCAGATCGTAGAATACATGGCTACTTCTGGTACGGTAGGCAGCCCGGTAACCATTGCCCTTACCGAAAATGACCTGCAACGGCTGGCCTATAACGAATACAGTTCCTTTGCCTGCGCCGACGGGAGCGCCTCCGATATCTACCAGTTAATGCTCACCCTCGACCGGCAATTTATGGCGGGGATCGCCTATTACCTGGGCATCCGGAAGCTGGGCGCCGGGCAGGTACGGGTAGGACCAGGTGTCCCTTCGCTGCAATGGGAAGTGATCGAGCGGCTGAAGCCCAATGCCATTGTGGCGGTGCCTTCTTTCATTGTAAAGCTCATCCAGTATGCAAAGGAAAACGGCATCGACCTGAACCGATCTTCTGTAAAGAAAGCCATCTGTATCGGAGAGAATCTGCGGAATGAAAACCTGGACCTGAACATCCTGGGCAGCAAAATCACCGAAAGCTGGAACATCCGGCTTTACTCCACTTATGCATCCACCGAAATGCAAACGGCATTTACAGAATGTGCGGCGGGCAAAGGCGGTCATCAAAATCCCGAACTGGTGATCCTGGAACTTATTGACGATAACGGCCGGCCGGTTGCTCCGGGCGAAATCGGTGAGGTTACCATCACCACGCTCGGCGTGGAAGGCATGCCGCTGCTGCGTTACAAGACCGGTGATCTTTGCCGGGCCTTTTATGAGCCCTGCGGCTGCGGCCGGCATACGACCCGCCTGTCGCCGGTCATCGGCCGCAAAAAACAAATGATCAAATTCAAGGGTACCACCCTGTTTGCACCGGCTCTGTTCGAGATCATTCATAAAATGGAGGCCATTAAAGAATATGTGGCAGAAGTCTACAGTAATGAAATCGGAACAGATGAGGTACTGCTCTATATTTTACCCGCCAATACGTCCGAAGAGACCGATGGCAAAATAAAAACCTACCTGCAGGCCCGTTTACGGGTGATGCCGCATATAAAATATCTTAGCCGGGAGGAAATGCAGCGGATGCAGTTTCCCGAAGGTGCCCGGAAACCGGTAAAATTTATTGACAAAAGGATCTAGTTATTTTTAGCGTACTGCTCCCGATTACAAACGGAATCATTCAGCTGCCGGGTTGTAACCGGATCATTACGCTGCCCGAAACCAGGTCGTGGATGGCCCTTCTTTTGGGATTTGTACCAATGGTCAGGAAGGAGATCAATCCCAGCAGTAACTTAACGGGATACCGGATAAAGGACCGGAACAGGTTGATCCGCTTTGAAACATCTGCATAACTGCGCACCCGGATGCCCTTAATATAATTACCCAGGGTGCACCCCAGCGTTATGCAAACCGGCTCATACAATATAAAAAGGCTGACAAACAACATCATCCGCACCCAATCCGGCACCTGCTGATACCGGTCCAGGATACCAGCAGCAATAAACATAAGAAGGACAATGAAAAGCAGGTCAATAATTGAGGATTGAATCCGGTCGACCACCTGAGGATACCGTTCTTCCATAACAGTTACTTGGTTGTTAAACAATTGATTTATGAATAAATGTAGGATTAATTCCCCTTTGCCGGAAAAAAATCTGCATTGATACACATCCGGCAGGATGACACAGAACCCGGAGCCGGCCCAATCTGGCAGCACAAAGAGGCCAAAGCCTTATCCTGCAAGGGTTTCATACCTCCTGAAAACCAGTGTTTTTATATGGAATAGCGTACAGGCACTGTATTTGACCCTCTTAAAGAAAAAGCGATGGAAAACAAACACCCAAAGGATCTGCAGGATCCCGAACGCGATGAAGCAAAACTCCAGCCGGATAAAACCACCATGGACCTGCCCGAAGTAAAAGACATTCCCGGTCAGGAAAATATACATCCGCCCGACCTGCGCGAAATGGCCGATACCACTATCGCTTCTGATGATGAAGAAGGCGTTGGCATTTTTGAAGCAGACAGCGAAAGCCTGGTGCGGGATGCCGCACAGGAACAAAATGAGATCGGTGATAAGGACGAAATATCGGAAGAAGAGGTGGAAGCCCTGGATCAGACCGGATCAGAGGACGACAAAAACCTGCGCCATGCCCGCCCGGATAACAAGGATGCCGAAGGAGATCCGCTGAATGAGTATACCGGTAATTCAGGAAAAGACCTGGACGTGCCTGGTGAAGAACTGGATGATAAAGATGAAGAAAAAGGTGAGGAAGACGAAGAGAACAATGAATACAGCCTGAGTGATGACAATAAGCAATAAACCATCTCCTTTTTCCGCCTGTTTTCAGGATCAAAGACAGCATTTCATTATAAAAGACCGTTTCATACCCGGACACACCGGTTCCAAACCTGTGCCGGGTACCGCTGTGATTTAACCTCCCAGTGTCTGCAGACAAACACCTGTAAGTGTACCCCCCTAATAAATTTTTTGATACGAGTGATATATTTCGTTTTTTTGCGCCTTGTTTAATAAATTTTTAATACAAAAATGATCACAGTAGGGGAAAAACGGCTTTCATTGCAGGATTTTAACGCAATTATAATTGATGGCCAACCTGTTACACTTGATGAAGCGGCCTTACAACGTGTAAACACCAGTTTTGAATTTCTGAAACAATTTTCCAGTCATAAACTGATCTATGGCATCAATACGGGTTTTGGCCCCATGGCGCAATACAAGATCAGCGATGAAAATATTTTAGAACTCCAGTACAACCTGATCCGCAGCCACAGCAGCGGGGGTGGCAATGTATTGTCTCCGCTGCAGGGAAAGGCGGTGATGCTGGCCCGGCTTAATAAC includes:
- a CDS encoding RDD family protein; translation: MEERYPQVVDRIQSSIIDLLFIVLLMFIAAGILDRYQQVPDWVRMMLFVSLFILYEPVCITLGCTLGNYIKGIRVRSYADVSKRINLFRSFIRYPVKLLLGLISFLTIGTNPKRRAIHDLVSGSVMIRLQPGS
- a CDS encoding phenylacetate--CoA ligase family protein; protein product: MNELPSLSFQSAEQIKQYQEKKLVNLIQYLKVNSPFYKRQFQEHNIDPDRIRCIEDLALIPPTEKEHLQLYNREFICVPQHQIVEYMATSGTVGSPVTIALTENDLQRLAYNEYSSFACADGSASDIYQLMLTLDRQFMAGIAYYLGIRKLGAGQVRVGPGVPSLQWEVIERLKPNAIVAVPSFIVKLIQYAKENGIDLNRSSVKKAICIGENLRNENLDLNILGSKITESWNIRLYSTYASTEMQTAFTECAAGKGGHQNPELVILELIDDNGRPVAPGEIGEVTITTLGVEGMPLLRYKTGDLCRAFYEPCGCGRHTTRLSPVIGRKKQMIKFKGTTLFAPALFEIIHKMEAIKEYVAEVYSNEIGTDEVLLYILPANTSEETDGKIKTYLQARLRVMPHIKYLSREEMQRMQFPEGARKPVKFIDKRI